In Setaria italica strain Yugu1 chromosome I, Setaria_italica_v2.0, whole genome shotgun sequence, the genomic window GAAAACAAAGTTTGCAACTTCACAGCTTTTTCTACATGTTGAGCGGCATCCACTCCATTTCCAGCTCTAGTTCCCCGGACTCCGTGTGCTGCAGTTTCAGCGATACCCCTTGCTTCACCTTGCCACCGGCGACCACCACGGCGCTGTCCCTGACGAGCGCGTTGTCCTCGGACTTGAGCCACCGGCCGATCTGCATGTCGCCCAGCAGCTCCGGATTACCGAACGCAGCAGCGGCGTTGATCATCGTCTGCAGGTCAATCTCGGCCTCACCCATGAGATCATCCTTGGACATCATGTCGTGATCGAACACTTGCTGTTTGCATTGTTGTGTTGTGGGAGAGTAAAGGAGAATAACATTGGTTATTTGATGAGGCATTCTCAAACTCAGGTGCATCAAAAACATCAAAATCCAGATAGCATTATCAGATTCATGTTAATTACCAGCTTCAGAGGTCCATATTCCCGAGGAACAGAGAGCTTCAGTTCTTCATTCCAGACAGGATTCAGGTTGCCTTTGATTACAGAAGATTGTACTTTCTGCACTCAACAAGGGCGTGCTGAAATTTGACAACAAAGAATACTTGTTTATTCTGTTAGAAATATGACAAACGGACCAAAATTACCTGATGCCCAAGCGTCAGGACCACATATGGGTCACTACTTGACATGTCCCTGATGGCTAGGTTGGTGCCTCCTATCACCTTGACATTCAATATTCCGATGAATTCAATCATGCCGATctgcaatttttttaaaaaaaaaagaattacagAACACGCTAAATACTGAGTAAGAAAGTGAACGTCTTGTAATAAATGTTAGGTTCTGTGACAGCTTACTTCACTCTTGGAACCATCAGAATGGGAGGCACTGCCTGCATGCTTTCCACAGTCATCACTAGTATGATGAGAGACAATCCGCAGGCTTGGCTTCAGAAATTCCTGCAGCTCATATTTTGACCTGAAACATTGGGAATGTATGCATCGGTAGTAGTGACTATGACAGTAACAATATGGAGCTCGTTAGTACGCTACACTCTTGAATCGAAATGCCTTCCGAAGATCAAGTTTGTAAAGCAAATAACAATCCTCAAACAGCTCGCTGAAGTTTCTTGTGCTCATTGATAAAGAAAAATCATTTCCAAATAATTACATACCTGATgaacttttctctctcttcctggCTAGAATCTGGATGTGGCTTCTGGTAGCCCTCTGGCAGAAAAGCCTCATATATTGCATTGGCATTTGAATTCCCACCAACTTCTATCATTGACTCAACTTCATTGTCAGTCCACTTATCTAGTGTTACTGACAGAACCTGTGCCAGAAAAATAACAGGTTAATTGTGATATTATGGCTTAATAGCAATATTTCCATATATGAACTAATACTAAAAGTTATTTATATAGTTACAACTTACAAATATTTGCATTGCTACTAGAAGGCTAGTAAGCTAGGGGGAAAAACCTTCTGGTACGATTGTAATTtcaaaaaatagaaacaaaaagGAAGCGTGTAAAGTTATCTAGGTTGCAAGTAGGGAAACCTTTGAAATATGTGTACCAAGACTTCTGTGGACGCCAGAACATTTTACACAAATGAATACCCCAATATTGGCTGATCTGCAAGGAGAAAACCCATTTACTTTTGTGAGGGTTGTGTTTCACAAAAGCTAGAAGCAAATGATTCTGCATATTGCATACAAACCTGATCATGTTGAAAACGAAAAGGGTGTGAAACAGACAAATACACTTCAGATTTATAATGAAATATTCTATTCCTAAAAAATATTGCGGGGTTATGAATAACGAGTTATTTCATTATATATTCCGCTGATATGTCATCTACACAAGCACTAACAGAGCCCAAGAAGGGGATATTCAAGCTCAACCAAATCACTCAGAGGGTGATTCAAGGTCATGCAAATACTTACGCCCATTTGGGATCAGGCGCGCTGCAATCAGCACAAATGCGATTTTCACTTCTGTGCAATAACTCCTTCAGCTTTGCCATCATAGCTGCAAGGCAAAGATGCAATTGAGTCCATAGTGCAATACACACGGCTGCTTTGAACTTTAAACAATACTTCAGAGAGAACCAGTGTGTTACTATACATATGCTGCAGAATGACCAAGATCAGAAAGCCCTCAGAGAAAATTATGTATTTATATTTTTGGTTGGACATGTGTGTGTCGTCACTAATGCAAATGTCATTTGTCAAGCATTTCCTTGTGACGCTGGAATTTCCAGCTTGCTCCTTTAAAGCAGTAGCAAGAAGAGAAGGCCATTTGCAGTATACCTGAGGCCCCTGTGTCGCCATGTCCTGCACTCATCTTCTTGCTGTCACCTGTCAGAAAGGCCAGCTCCAAATGCGTCAAACTGTAGTGATCCTGCAAAGATAAGGCAACAAATCAACAATAACTTGAAGTGTCTCTGAGAAATTCATACGAATACAAAAATGCAAAGGAAACAATCATCTGAACTCTCAAGAACACCATTGAGCGGAATTACTGATATCGTAGGATCCTTATTCCTATCCAGTATCCACACTTGAGTGATCCTCATCTCAACTCGAATGCGCTTCTCAATGCATAAATTTTCCAAAGAAATTGGAATGAAGCGCAGGTGCCAACCGAATCTCTCGGAGAGGAATCACAATTCGACAAAGCATCCCACCTACTACTCATGCGATTCTTGGGGCCGGTTGCACCAGAGATCCAGAACCGAAGAAGAAACGGCAGGATTGCTTACCCTGAGAGAGAGGCCGGATCAGCTCCGATAGTCCGATTCCTTCCGACCTTCCGCCTCCTGGCCTTGAGGTCGAGGGGTTGGGGCTGCAGCGCTGAGATCTCCCTCCTACTATCGCAAGAACAGGTGGTCCACGTGGCTTGGTCGGCCGTTCACACGTGCGCCACTGTGGATAGCAGCCAGATCCCGGCTTAATGAGAGGCTGATGAGTAGGCCCCAGCTGCAGGCTTTCGCGTTTTCTAGCCAACTTGTCGTTCTTGCTTTCCTGGTAACGGTACAATGATTTTTCCTTTCAGCCGTCCGATTGGGAAACAACGCAGGGAGGGTGCTCCCCACCTCCATGTCACGATGTGTGATCGATCATCTATGGTACAATTGAAGTGTGAGGATGCAGAAATGGAAGAATAACTGGCAAAGCAAATGTAATCATTTCAGAATTTACCAAAGGAACAAACCATAATCTAACTCTCAGATAATTAGAGAAAATCGAGCAAAAACCTCCTCCGATGACGCAGAACCTAATCAGGATATCAAAACATACCCCCttgatttcaaaaaaaaaaaagtttatccTAAAAAATTAACAGAGGTGTGAAATGATTTTGATTGTCCTACTTTAAcgatatttgatgctaattgAATGCCACATGTGAGTGTACATGCTAAATAGACAACAATAATAATATGTTctgggacaaattttgaatgcaGTGACTTGTTTTGTTTTGGTACAGAGGGACTCCAATTTGTTATAACCTAAAGCTTCCACAGTATTTTCTCTAAGCATGGACAAAAGCTGCAAGCGGGAGACTAATCACGCAGATTGTCATTCGGAGGTCGGACATTGCCATGAGACATCAGACATCAGTGGTCTGCTTTCATTTTGGTGAGTAGAGAAAAGAGAAGAGATCAAGAATCGATCAACTCATCAAATGACGTGTTGATGAGCAAACGAGAGAGCGCCCACCATGCTGattgtttatttttcctttatgaAAATACTTCCTCCCTATCGAAATATTTATTGCTCTTAACTTTTTCTCGTAATATTTAAGCATTCATCTTATTTAAAGATTTATTATGAATGTACGAAAAACATAAGTTACGCTTAAAATAACTTTGATGATAAAGCAAGTCACAAAGTAAATAAATGATACTTACATATTTTttaataagatgaatggtcaaaagTTATGATCAAAAGTTAACggcgacaaatattttgataccgAGATAGTATATAGCATCAGTGCACTTATTTTTGGTTCACCGGCGAAAATCCAGAAACTCTCAAAATTCAGTGAAATTTCGCAGATCGAATGCAATGCCACTTGCCAAGTGTCGTCGACACATACCCAAAACTGGCACAATTTGGTATGCACAAGACACCAAATTTAGCAGCAACATATTCGAATTGTCTGCACTCTCTCCAcctttcagaattcagaaaggCACCCAAAGATATTATATATAGGGCTCATTTGGTAGGGCTCCGGGAGCGACTTCTCTCGAAGCCCTGCTAAAGGGCGCGCGCTCTGGAGCCCTTTCGGGGAGGCGGAGCCAAAAAAACCGGCTCCCGCGGCTCCTCCTCGGCCGTTTCCCACGCTTGCCCTTGAGGAGGGCCCGCAGGTAGGCCAGGCGACGGGGAGCTGGCCGGCACGGCGACGGGGGACCCGAGGGCCGGGTGGCGACTGAAGGCGGCGCGACGACGGGATGGCGGTGGAGCTCGGTGTTGGCGGCGAGCTGAGGCGGAGCAACACCGGGGACCCGAGggtcgggcggcgacggggagcgcGTGAGGGAGAAAGCGGTGGAAGCTAGAGGAGACGAGAAAAAGATAAGGCAGATGGAGATGGGGAACacggaggaaaaagaaaaggggaagggaaaaaaagaaaaaaagaaaaaggtgaaggaaaaaaagaaaaaagaaaaggagagagaattccttttcatttatttttttaattcaaatgGACTTAAATTATAATTATTCGAAGTCATAAATGCCAAATTGTGATTTTATTTGTTGCAGGTAATATGGGTGGGGGTGCAGACGAGTCGTACCCGGACTTCGTCGGTCTGTTCGACACTCTTGTCGACACTGACGTGAGGTGGAGACCCTACACCTTCGAGGAGGTGCAGGCTCGTGCCCCGCATGGCCTCTCTTCGCTGTGCCATCGGGATATGGAGTATTGGAGGACGATGAGGCCACTAGTCTATGACATCCACGTCGAGGACTATGCGGTTCACCGTGTGATGAGGCAGTTTGGCCTGTACCAGCACTCCCCACTTCCGGTTATGTCTGTTGTCCCGACCGTCGTTCATAGGTACACCCCTAGCCTTTTGATTGACCTTGAAATgttaatttttcatttatataacTTGTGCAACAATGGTTCCATTAGGGCTAGccgtcagggtggtggtggtggtgggcctggAGTCCAATGGGCTCCGAGGATGGTTCAGTGGGTCGACATGTGGATGACCGCACTAGATGAGGTGGTGCAGGAGGCCCGTGCACACGACAACGACACTTTCGCAGCGTACCTTCAGTGGTTCTTATCGAGGACCAGGACGCGCGTCACGTATGTTCCGAGGGAACCAGCGACGGAGACCACGCCAGCCACGCAGACGTATTCGCGTTCGAGAGACATCAACTTCAACTACACGGTAAGCTACTGTATTTTTTTACTCAACTTGCATCATTTGGTGTGACTAATTTGAACCATTTTCTCTCCCCAAAAGTACGACGTTATTGCTAAGGTAGCCACAAAGCTGACGTACGGCATCGACCACTACGACGACGTGACTGCTCATTAGCACCGGACGCTGTACAGGAGGGTCCGGGACGCCTACAGTAGGTTCATGAGGGCTGTCAGCTGCCATGGCGGTCATGGGGATGTCATACTTCCACCACGGGCGGCCTACCCCTATTCGTCCTGTCCAACTCCTACTCAGCAGGCAGGTACGTCCTCTCAACCGCCTGTTCGTCCGCCACCGGCCGGGACGTCCTAcgccacaccagcaccaccaccgtctTGGTATGCCACACCTGGTCCGTCCACCGTTCCGCAGAACGTCTTGCCGACAGCCACGCAGATGCATGCCGGTTATACTGGAGTGTGCTCCTCGTGGCCCTCTTCAGCTGCACCAGGCACAGAGATACGTCCAGCAGGTGCGTGATGAATACATTTTTTCTATTCCTTTTAAATTACGCAACGGAGCTAAGAAAACCATTTCCTTTGTTGCATAATAGGGTTCGCAGGCCGCGAATGGGTTTCGGAGGACTCCATCG contains:
- the LOC101775162 gene encoding ADP-ribosylation factor GTPase-activating protein AGD12, giving the protein MSAGHGDTGASAMMAKLKELLHRSENRICADCSAPDPKWASANIGVFICVKCSGVHRSLGTHISKVLSVTLDKWTDNEVESMIEVGGNSNANAIYEAFLPEGYQKPHPDSSQEEREKFIRSKYELQEFLKPSLRIVSHHTSDDCGKHAGSASHSDGSKSEIGMIEFIGILNVKVIGGTNLAIRDMSSSDPYVVLTLGHQKVQSSVIKGNLNPVWNEELKLSVPREYGPLKLQVFDHDMMSKDDLMGEAEIDLQTMINAAAAFGNPELLGDMQIGRWLKSEDNALVRDSAVVVAGGKVKQGVSLKLQHTESGELELEMEWMPLNM